Proteins encoded in a region of the Raphanus sativus cultivar WK10039 chromosome 8, ASM80110v3, whole genome shotgun sequence genome:
- the LOC130494279 gene encoding MLO-like protein 2 isoform X1, with product MAGKEYEKTLEETSTWAVAVVCFVLIVISLVIEHLIHKFGTWLKKKHKGNLYEALEKVKAELMLLGFISLLLTVAQTPISSFCIPKSVASSMRPCSAAEIAKKEAEMAKKEADKQKSTGKLLLELAESYIPRRSLATKGYNECPKGKVPFVSAYGIHQLHIFIFVLALVHVIYCIVTYALGKTKMRKWEKWEDETKTIEYQYSNDPERFRFARDTTFGRRHLNAWSKTSVTLWTVCFFRQFFGSVTKVDYLTLRHGFITARFAPGSGSEKMPYDFCNYIQRSLEKDFKTVVEISPVIWFVTVLFLLTNLDGLHSYLWLPFIPLIVVLIVGTKLQVIITKLGLRIQDKGDVVRGAPLVQPGDDLFWFDQPGYILFLIHLVLFTVRFTTLFILFWFFFLLDNKPMSTKNTSVFQNAFQLAFFAWSSYEFGVSNCFHKKPQDIAIRIVLGLVVQILCSYVTLPLYALVTQMGTKMKPTVFNGRVSKMLKKWHHKAQEETQHGRRSESNTPHPSCPTTPTHGSSPIHLLHNFNHRSVESYPNPPSPNHHDHYQFYDPESQHKAAESSTHHSTAHESASVELPPKRPANA from the exons ATGGCAGGTAAGGAATATGAGAAGACTTTAGAGGAGACCTCTACGTGGGCAGTCGCTGTGGTCTGCTTCGTCTTAATAGTCATTTCGCTTGTTATTGAACATTTGATTCACAAATTTGGAACC TGGCTCAAAAAGAAGCACAAGGGGAATCTTTATGAAGCTCTTGAAAAAGTTAAAGCTG AGCTTATGCTGTTGGGATTCATATCACTACTCTTAACAGTAGCACAAACACCAATCTCAAGTTTCTGCATTCCAAAAAGCGTTGCATCATCAATGCGTCCTTGCAGCGCTGCGGAAATAGCTAAAAAAGAAGCGGAAATGGCTAAAAAAGAAGCCGATAAACAAAAATCCACTGGAAAACTTCTCCTTGAGTTAGCTGAATCTTACATCCCTAGAAGAAGTTTAGCCACCAAAGGTTACAACGAATGCCCAAAG GGGAAAGTGCCTTTTGTATCTGCTTACGGAATCCACCAGCTGCATATATTCATTTTCGTGCTCGCATTGGTTCATGTTATCTACTGCATTGTTACTTATGCTTTGGGAAAGACCAAG ATGAGGAAGTGGGAGAAGTGGGAGGACGAGACGAAGACAATAGAATATCAATATTCCAACg ACCCTGAGAGGTTCAGGTTTGCGAGAGACACAACTTTCGGACGAAGACATCTCAATGCCTGGAGCAAGACTAGTGTTACGCTCTGGACTGTTTGTTTTTTCAGACAGTTCTTTGGATCTGTCACCAAAGTTGATTACTTGACTTTGCGGCATGGTTTCATCACG GCGCGATTTGCTCCTGGGAGCGGGAGCGAAAAAATGCCATATGATTTCTGCAACTATATTCAGAGATCATTAGAAAAAGACTTCAAAACCGTTGTCGAGATCAG TCCCGTCATCTGGTTTGTAACTGTGCTATTCCTATTGACCAACTTAGATG gACTACATTCTTACCTCTGGTTACCATTCATTCCTCTGATA GTGGTTCTAATAGTTGGAACAAAGCTTCAAGTGATTATAACCAAACTGGGTTTAAGAATCCAAGACAAAGGCGATGTGGTAAGAGGTGCCCCTCTGGTTCAGCCTGGTGATGATCTCTTCTGGTTTGACCAACCTGGCTACATACTTTTCCTTATCCATTTGGTTCTTTTCACGGTACGATTCACCACCCTGTTTATCCTCTTTTGGtttttctttctccttgatAATAAGCCTATGAGTACTAAAAACACTTCAGTTTTTCAGAATGCATTTCAACTTGCTTTCTTTGCATGGAGTTCT TATGAATTCGGTGTCAGTAATTGTTTCCACAAAAAACCTCAAGATATAGCCATAAGAATTGTACTTGG ACTTGTTGTACAGATACTTTGCAGCTATGTGACTCTTCCACTCTATGCTCTTGTCACTCAG ATGGGTACTAAGATGAAGCCAACGGTATTCAACGGAAGAGTATCCAAGATGCTAAAGAAGTGGCATCACAAAGCACAGGAGGAGACACAACACGGAAGACGCTCTGAATCAAACACACCTCACCCTAGCTGTCCAACTACACCAACTCATGGCTCATCTCCTATCCATCTTCTTCACAATTTCAACCACAGAAGCGTTGAAAGTTATCCTAATCCTCCTTCTCCCAATCATCATGACCACTATCAGTTTTATGATCCTGAGTCTCAACATAAAGCAGCTGAATCTTCCACACATCATTCTACTGCACATGAAAGTGCATCCGTGGAACTTCCTCCTAAACGACCAGCAAACGCTTAA
- the LOC130498762 gene encoding G-type lectin S-receptor-like serine/threonine-protein kinase At1g11300: MSPLVLALAFLLSSVCLAQESAFFSGNLSDSDTIVSSLGTFRFGFFTPVNSTSRYAGIWYNNIPVQTVIWVANKDTPINDSSGAISVSEDGNLVVMDGQRRVLWSTNISTQARSNSTVVAELMDTGNLVLKDDNSETTLWESFRHPTDSWLPNMVVGTNARASGENITITSWKSPSDPSPGSYTAALVLAAYPELFIMNKDDNNATVWRSGPWNGQMFNGLPDVEPGVIFLFRFTVNDDTNGSVTMSYANDSTLRYLYMDYRGSVIRRDWSEARRNWTVGLQVPASECDIYRRCGPFTTCNPRKTPPCSCIKGFTPRSLIEWNTGNWSGGCIRRTPLQCERQNNNGSADGFTRLRRMKLPDFAIRSEASEPECLRTCLRICSCIACAHGLGYGCMIWNGSLVDSQELPAGGMDLYIDNRTFQETPDRRPVIVGSSLAGGILVVAACGLLARQLVMKRRARKKGRDAEQIFNRVEALAGGDKAKLKELPLFEFQVLAAATNNFSLRNKLGQGGFGPVYKGKLQEGQEIAVKRLSRASGQGLEELVNEVVVISKLQHRNLVKLLGCCIAGDERMLVYEFMPKKSLDYYLFNPAKARLLAWETRFNIINGICRGLLYLHRDSRLRIIHRDLKASNILLDENLVPKISDFGLARIFPGNKDEANTRRVVGTYGYMSPEYAMGGLFSEKSDVFSLGVILLEIVSGRRNSNSTLLAYAWSIWNEGEITELVDPVIFEQVFEKEIKKCVHIALLCVQESANDRPSVATMCSMLSSETVDIPEPKQPAFISTNIPAPEAESSENSEPKASINNVTITDVSGR; this comes from the exons ttaGTTCTTGCACTCGCTTTCTTGCTGTCAAGTGTCTGTCTTGCTCAGGAAAGTGCTTTCTTCTCCGGAAACCTCAGTGACTCTGACACGATCGTTTCCAGCCTTGGCACGTTCCGGTTCGGTTTCTTCACCCCTGTTAACTCCACAAGCCGGTACGCGGGTATATGGTACAACAACATTCCTGTACAAACTGTGATATGGGTTGCTAATAAAGATACCCCCATCAACGACTCCTCTGGAGCTATCTCTGTGTCGGAAGATGGAAACCTCGTTGTCATGGATGGCCAGAGACGTGTCCTATGGTCAACCAACATCTCTACTCAAGCCCGTTCCAACTCTACTGTCGTCGCTGAGCTTATGGATACAGGGAACCTCGTGCTGAAAGATGACAACAGCGAAACGACTCTCTGGGAGAGTTTCAGGC ACCCTACTGATTCTTGGTTACCGAACATGGTTGTCGGGACAAACGCAAGAGCCTCAGGAGAGAACATCACGATAACTTCATGGAAAAGCCCTTCGGATCCTTCTCCAGGGAGCTACACCGCTGCACTCGTTCTCGCTGCGTATCCTGAGCTATTCATCATGAACAAGGATGATAATAACGCTACCGTGTGGCGCAGTGGTCCTTGGAACGGCCAGATGTTTAATGGTCTACCAGATGTGGAACCAGGAGTCATATTCCTTTTCAGATTCACGGTTAACGATGACACCAATGGATCAGTCACCATGTCGTATGCTAATGACTCCACTTTGAGATACTTGTACATGGACTACAGAGGATCTGTGATCAGGAGGGACTGGAGTGAAGCTAGGAGAAACTGGACGGTGGGGTTACAAGTTCCAGCAAGCGAGTGTGATATCTACAGAAGATGTGGTCCGTTCACTACTTGCAACCCACGGAAGACCCCGCCGTGTTCTTGCATCAAAGGGTTTACGCCAAGGAGCCTCATAGAGTGGAACACTGGAAACTGGAGTGGTGGATGCATAAGAAGGACACCGTTGCAGTGTGAGAGACAGAACAATAACGGAAGTGCTGATGGGTTTACAAGGCTAAGGAGAATGAAGCTGCCTGACTTTGCAATAAGATCAGAAGCTAGTGAACCAGAGTGTTTAAGGACTTGTTTGCGGATATGTTCTTGTATAGCTTGTGCTCATGGGTTAGGTTATGGTTGCATGATTTGGAATGGGAGCTTAGTTGATTCGCAGGAGTTGCCTGCTGGTGGAATGGATCTTTATATTGATAACAGAACTTTTCAAG AAACTCCGGATAGACGACCGGTTATAGTTGGTTCATCATTGGCTGGAGGTATACTTGTTGTGGCAGCTTGTGGTCTCTTGGCAAGACAGCTTGTAATGAAGAGAAGAG CGAGGAAGAAAGGAAGAGATGCAGAGCAGATTTTTAACAGAGTAGAGGCTTTAGCTGGTGGTGATAAAGCAAAGTTGAAAGAGCTACCATTGTTTGAGTTTCAAGTGTTAGCTGCAGCAACCAATAATTTCTCTCTGAGAAATAAGCTCGGACAAGGCGGCTTTGGTCCTGTTTACAAA GGGAAATTGCAAGAAGGGCAAGAGATTGCTGTGAAGAGACTGTCAAGAGCGTCTGGACAAGGGCTTGAGGAGCTTGTTAACGAAGTGGTTGTGATTTCTAAGTTGCAACACCGGAACCTGGTGAAGTTACTTGGTTGCTGCATTGCAGGAGATGAAAGGATGTTAGTCTATGAGTTCATGCCCAAGAAAAGCTTAGACTATTATCTATTTA ACCCGGCAAAGGCCAGACTTCTTGCTTGGGAGACACGGTTTAACATAATCAATGGAATATGTAGAGGTCTTCTGTACCTTCACAGAGATTCTAGGCTGAGAATCATCCACAGAGATCTAAAAGCTAGCAACATCTTGTTAGATGAGAATCTGGTTCCCAAGATATCTGATTTCGGTTTGGCTAGGATTTTCCCAGGGAATAAAGATGAAGCAAACACAAGAAGGGTCGTTGGAACATA CGGCTATATGTCACCAGAATATGCAATGGGAGGACTGTTTTCGGAGAAGTCTGATGTTTTCAGCTTAGGAGTAATACTCTTGGAGATTGTCAGTGGAAGAAGAAACTCAAATTCAACTCTTTTGGCTTAT gCTTGGTCAATCTGGAACGAAGGGGAGATTACTGAACTGGTAGATCCTGTGATCTTTGAGCAAGTCTTtgagaaagaaataaagaaatgCGTTCACATTGCGCTTTTGTGTGTGCAAGAATCTGCTAACGATAGGCCAAGTGTTGCTACAATGTGTTCAATGCTCAGCAGCGAGACTGTAGACATTCCAGAACCGAAACAGCCTGCTTTTATATCAACGAACATTCCTGCTCCAGAAGCTGAGTCTTCCGAGAACAGTGAACCTAAAGCCTCCATCAACAATGTCACCATCACTGATGTTTCAGGACGTTAG
- the LOC108822239 gene encoding G-type lectin S-receptor-like serine/threonine-protein kinase At1g11330 isoform X2, translated as MVVLVSTRCRFVLLLLAAFSCFSLKLCFGSEDSITFSTSIKDSETLLSRNGVFRFGFFTPVNSTARLRYVGIWYDKTPVQTVVWVANKEAPVNDTSGVVSISEDGNLVVNDGLNRLLWSTNVTSPNATLVQLMDNGNLRLPDSRNNGEVLWESFEHPYDTFLPRMSLGTNNRTGENLKLTSWRSSDDPSTGNYTAGLAPFAYPELLIWKNNVPIWRSGPWNGQHFIGLPDVDGFSLNNDYQGTASLSYANDSFMYHLDPDGVMYQRYLSASTRGLRIGGSITSTACDAYGECGPFASCSSREVPPCNCVKGFEPKNQKEWYNGNWTDGCVRIVPLRCKKENNVSSSSSRGKGDGFLKLQKMKVPVSAERSLADEKDCPEQCLENCSCTAYAYDGRIGCMVWSGSLVDMQSSLASGIDLYIRIAHPEKRHSYLAIAIGAAFVAAVFLLLACQKFKKRSAPESRRRPELMFNRMEPVTNENESPYTFKPNEFPLFEFQVLAKSTDYFSHRNKLGQGGFGPVYKGKLPEGQEIAVKRLSRASRQGLEELMNEVVVISKLQHRNLVRVLGCCIEGEERLLVYEYMPNKSLDAYIFDPTKQKILDWKTRFNIMEGISRGLLYLHRDSRLKIIHRDLKASNILLDDNLNPKISDFGLARVFEGNEDEAETRRVVGTYGYMSPEYAMEGYFSEKSDVFSLGVIFLEIISGRRNSHKEENNLNLLAYAWNLWNDGEAASLANPAVFDECFGKEIAKCVQIGLLCVQELANDRPNVSNVIWMLTTENAHLPEAKQPAFIARREFSVVGLSDRSSQMVTIDDASVTAITGR; from the exons ATGGTGGTTCTTGTGAGCACACGTTGtcgttttgttcttcttctgcttgCAGCATTCTCTTGCTTCTCCTTGAAGCTCTGTTTCGGTAGTGAAGATAGTATCACGTTCTCGACTTCAATCAAAGACTCAGAGACACTTCTTAGCAGAAATGGTGTGTTCAGGTTTGGTTTCTTCACTCCTGTAAACTCCACTGCTCGGTTACGTTATGTTGGGATTTGGTACGACAAGACTCCAGTTCAAACCGTGGTTTGGGTTGCTAACAAAGAGGCTCCGGTTAATGACACTTCCGGTGTTGTTTCCATCTCTGAAGATGGAAATCTAGTGGTTAATGATGGTCTAAACCGACTTCTATGGTCTACAAACGTCACTTCTCCAAATGCTACTTTGGTTCAGCTAATGGATAATGGGAATCTTAGGCTACCAGATAGCAGAAACAACGGTGAGGTTCTTTGGGAGAGTTTCGAGCATCCTTATGACACTTTCTTGCCGAGAATGAGTCTAGGGACCAACAACAGAACCGGAGAGAATCTGAAACTTACTTCTTGGAGAAGCTCTGATGATCCTTCAACAGGGAACTACACAGCTGGTCTTGCTCCTTTCGCGTATCCCGAGCTTCTGATCTGGAAGAACAATGTTCCGATCTGGCGTAGCGGACCGTGGAACGGTCAGCATTTCATCGGTTTACCGGATGTGGATGGGTTTAGTCTAAACAATGATTACCAAGGAACAGCTTCGTTGTCTTACGCTAATGATTCTTTCATGTATCACTTGGATCCTGATGGAGTCATGTACCAGAGATACCTGAGTGCTTCCACGAGAGGTTTGAGGATCGGTGGGAGTATTACATCCACAGCTTGTGATGCATACGGTGAATGCGGTCCATTTGCGAGCTGCAGTTCTCGGGAAGTTCCACCTTGTAACTGCGTTAAAGGGTTTGAGCCAAAGAATCAAAAAGAGTGGTATAATGGGAACTGGACTGATGGATGTGTGAGAATAGTTCCATTGCGTTGCAAGAAGGAGAACAATgtgagtagtagtagtagtagaggAAAAGGAGATGGGTTCTTGAAACTGCAGAAGATGAAAGTACCAGTCTCTGCGGAACGGTCACTAGCTGATGAGAAGGATTGTCCTGAACAATGTTTAGAGAACTGTTCATGCACAGCTTATGCTTATGATGGACGAATAGGATGCATGGTTTGGAGTGGTAGCTTAGTTGATATGCAATCATCTTTGGCAAGTGGCATTGATCTTTATATTCGGATTGCACATCCTGAAa AAAGACATAGCTATCTAGCAATTGCGATAGGCGCTGCGTTTGTAGCTGCGGTCTTTCTTCTTTTAGCATGCCAGAAATTCAAAAAGCGTTCAG CACCAGAGAGCCGTAGAAGGCCAGAGCTGATGTTTAACAGAATGGAACCGGTTACAAATGAAAACGAGTCTCCTTACACGTTCAAGCCTAATGAGTTTCCACTTTTTGAGTTTCAAGTGTTGGCCAAATCAACGGATTACTTCTCTCACAGAAACAAGCTCGGACAAGGCGGGTTTGGTCCTGTTTACAAG GGGAAGTTACCAGAAGGGCAAGAGATTGCAGTAAAGAGACTCTCACGGGCCTCTAGACAAGGGCTGGAGGAGCTTATGAACGAGGTGGTTGTGATTTCGAAGTTGCAGCATAGAAATTTAGTAAGAGTACTTGGCTGTTGCATTGAAGGTGAAGAAAGGTTGTTAGTCTATGAATACATGCCTAACAAAAGCTTGGATGCATATATATTTG ACCCAACTAAGCAAAAGATTCTTGATTGGAAGACTCGGTTCAACATCATGGAAGGAATTTCCAGAGGTCTTTTGTACCTTCACAGAGATTCAAGACTTAAGATCATACACAGAGATCTAAAAGCTAGCAACATTTTGTTAGATGACAATCTGAATCCAAAGATATCTGACTTTGGCCTTGCAAGAGTTTTCGAAGGGAATGAAGATGAAGCAGAAACAAGAAGAGTTGTTGGAACGTA CGGCTATATGTCACCCGAATATGCAATGGAAGGTTACTTTTCTGAAAAATCAGACGTTTTCAGCTTGGGGGTTATCTTTCTAGAGATCATAAGTGGGAGAAGAAACTCTCATAAGGAAGAAAACAATCTCAACCTTTTAGCTTAT GCGTGGAACCTGTGGAATGATGGCGAGGCTGCTTCTCTAGCAAATCCAGCCGTCTTTGATGAGTGTTTTGGGAAGGAAATAGCCAAATGTGTTCAGATTGGTTTGTTATGTGTGCAAGAACTTGCGAACGATAGACCGAATGTTTCGAACGTGATTTGGATGCTAACTACCGAGAATGCACACCTCCCCGAGGCAAAGCAGCCTGCGTTTATAGCGAGAAGAGAATTTTCTGTGGTTGGATTATCTGACCGGAGTAGTCAAATGGTCACTATCGATGATGCGAGTGTCACAGCTATAACAGGACGTTAA
- the LOC108822239 gene encoding G-type lectin S-receptor-like serine/threonine-protein kinase At1g11330 isoform X1, with amino-acid sequence MVVLVSTRCRFVLLLLAAFSCFSLKLCFGSEDSITFSTSIKDSETLLSRNGVFRFGFFTPVNSTARLRYVGIWYDKTPVQTVVWVANKEAPVNDTSGVVSISEDGNLVVNDGLNRLLWSTNVTSPNATLVQLMDNGNLRLPDSRNNGEVLWESFEHPYDTFLPRMSLGTNNRTGENLKLTSWRSSDDPSTGNYTAGLAPFAYPELLIWKNNVPIWRSGPWNGQHFIGLPDVDGFSLNNDYQGTASLSYANDSFMYHLDPDGVMYQRYLSASTRGLRIGGSITSTACDAYGECGPFASCSSREVPPCNCVKGFEPKNQKEWYNGNWTDGCVRIVPLRCKKENNVSSSSSRGKGDGFLKLQKMKVPVSAERSLADEKDCPEQCLENCSCTAYAYDGRIGCMVWSGSLVDMQSSLASGIDLYIRIAHPEKRHSYLAIAIGAAFVAAVFLLLACQKFKKRSAAPESRRRPELMFNRMEPVTNENESPYTFKPNEFPLFEFQVLAKSTDYFSHRNKLGQGGFGPVYKGKLPEGQEIAVKRLSRASRQGLEELMNEVVVISKLQHRNLVRVLGCCIEGEERLLVYEYMPNKSLDAYIFDPTKQKILDWKTRFNIMEGISRGLLYLHRDSRLKIIHRDLKASNILLDDNLNPKISDFGLARVFEGNEDEAETRRVVGTYGYMSPEYAMEGYFSEKSDVFSLGVIFLEIISGRRNSHKEENNLNLLAYAWNLWNDGEAASLANPAVFDECFGKEIAKCVQIGLLCVQELANDRPNVSNVIWMLTTENAHLPEAKQPAFIARREFSVVGLSDRSSQMVTIDDASVTAITGR; translated from the exons ATGGTGGTTCTTGTGAGCACACGTTGtcgttttgttcttcttctgcttgCAGCATTCTCTTGCTTCTCCTTGAAGCTCTGTTTCGGTAGTGAAGATAGTATCACGTTCTCGACTTCAATCAAAGACTCAGAGACACTTCTTAGCAGAAATGGTGTGTTCAGGTTTGGTTTCTTCACTCCTGTAAACTCCACTGCTCGGTTACGTTATGTTGGGATTTGGTACGACAAGACTCCAGTTCAAACCGTGGTTTGGGTTGCTAACAAAGAGGCTCCGGTTAATGACACTTCCGGTGTTGTTTCCATCTCTGAAGATGGAAATCTAGTGGTTAATGATGGTCTAAACCGACTTCTATGGTCTACAAACGTCACTTCTCCAAATGCTACTTTGGTTCAGCTAATGGATAATGGGAATCTTAGGCTACCAGATAGCAGAAACAACGGTGAGGTTCTTTGGGAGAGTTTCGAGCATCCTTATGACACTTTCTTGCCGAGAATGAGTCTAGGGACCAACAACAGAACCGGAGAGAATCTGAAACTTACTTCTTGGAGAAGCTCTGATGATCCTTCAACAGGGAACTACACAGCTGGTCTTGCTCCTTTCGCGTATCCCGAGCTTCTGATCTGGAAGAACAATGTTCCGATCTGGCGTAGCGGACCGTGGAACGGTCAGCATTTCATCGGTTTACCGGATGTGGATGGGTTTAGTCTAAACAATGATTACCAAGGAACAGCTTCGTTGTCTTACGCTAATGATTCTTTCATGTATCACTTGGATCCTGATGGAGTCATGTACCAGAGATACCTGAGTGCTTCCACGAGAGGTTTGAGGATCGGTGGGAGTATTACATCCACAGCTTGTGATGCATACGGTGAATGCGGTCCATTTGCGAGCTGCAGTTCTCGGGAAGTTCCACCTTGTAACTGCGTTAAAGGGTTTGAGCCAAAGAATCAAAAAGAGTGGTATAATGGGAACTGGACTGATGGATGTGTGAGAATAGTTCCATTGCGTTGCAAGAAGGAGAACAATgtgagtagtagtagtagtagaggAAAAGGAGATGGGTTCTTGAAACTGCAGAAGATGAAAGTACCAGTCTCTGCGGAACGGTCACTAGCTGATGAGAAGGATTGTCCTGAACAATGTTTAGAGAACTGTTCATGCACAGCTTATGCTTATGATGGACGAATAGGATGCATGGTTTGGAGTGGTAGCTTAGTTGATATGCAATCATCTTTGGCAAGTGGCATTGATCTTTATATTCGGATTGCACATCCTGAAa AAAGACATAGCTATCTAGCAATTGCGATAGGCGCTGCGTTTGTAGCTGCGGTCTTTCTTCTTTTAGCATGCCAGAAATTCAAAAAGCGTTCAG CAGCACCAGAGAGCCGTAGAAGGCCAGAGCTGATGTTTAACAGAATGGAACCGGTTACAAATGAAAACGAGTCTCCTTACACGTTCAAGCCTAATGAGTTTCCACTTTTTGAGTTTCAAGTGTTGGCCAAATCAACGGATTACTTCTCTCACAGAAACAAGCTCGGACAAGGCGGGTTTGGTCCTGTTTACAAG GGGAAGTTACCAGAAGGGCAAGAGATTGCAGTAAAGAGACTCTCACGGGCCTCTAGACAAGGGCTGGAGGAGCTTATGAACGAGGTGGTTGTGATTTCGAAGTTGCAGCATAGAAATTTAGTAAGAGTACTTGGCTGTTGCATTGAAGGTGAAGAAAGGTTGTTAGTCTATGAATACATGCCTAACAAAAGCTTGGATGCATATATATTTG ACCCAACTAAGCAAAAGATTCTTGATTGGAAGACTCGGTTCAACATCATGGAAGGAATTTCCAGAGGTCTTTTGTACCTTCACAGAGATTCAAGACTTAAGATCATACACAGAGATCTAAAAGCTAGCAACATTTTGTTAGATGACAATCTGAATCCAAAGATATCTGACTTTGGCCTTGCAAGAGTTTTCGAAGGGAATGAAGATGAAGCAGAAACAAGAAGAGTTGTTGGAACGTA CGGCTATATGTCACCCGAATATGCAATGGAAGGTTACTTTTCTGAAAAATCAGACGTTTTCAGCTTGGGGGTTATCTTTCTAGAGATCATAAGTGGGAGAAGAAACTCTCATAAGGAAGAAAACAATCTCAACCTTTTAGCTTAT GCGTGGAACCTGTGGAATGATGGCGAGGCTGCTTCTCTAGCAAATCCAGCCGTCTTTGATGAGTGTTTTGGGAAGGAAATAGCCAAATGTGTTCAGATTGGTTTGTTATGTGTGCAAGAACTTGCGAACGATAGACCGAATGTTTCGAACGTGATTTGGATGCTAACTACCGAGAATGCACACCTCCCCGAGGCAAAGCAGCCTGCGTTTATAGCGAGAAGAGAATTTTCTGTGGTTGGATTATCTGACCGGAGTAGTCAAATGGTCACTATCGATGATGCGAGTGTCACAGCTATAACAGGACGTTAA
- the LOC130494279 gene encoding MLO-like protein 2 isoform X2: MAGKEYEKTLEETSTWAVAVVCFVLIVISLVIEHLIHKFGTWLKKKHKGNLYEALEKVKAELMLLGFISLLLTVAQTPISSFCIPKSVASSMRPCSAAEIAKKEAEMAKKEADKQKSTGKLLLELAESYIPRRSLATKGYNECPKGKVPFVSAYGIHQLHIFIFVLALVHVIYCIVTYALGKTKMRKWEKWEDETKTIEYQYSNDPERFRFARDTTFGRRHLNAWSKTSVTLWTVCFFRQFFGSVTKVDYLTLRHGFITARFAPGSGSEKMPYDFCNYIQRSLEKDFKTVVEISPVIWFVTVLFLLTNLDGLHSYLWLPFIPLIVVLIVGTKLQVIITKLGLRIQDKGDVVRGAPLVQPGDDLFWFDQPGYILFLIHLVLFTNAFQLAFFAWSSYEFGVSNCFHKKPQDIAIRIVLGLVVQILCSYVTLPLYALVTQMGTKMKPTVFNGRVSKMLKKWHHKAQEETQHGRRSESNTPHPSCPTTPTHGSSPIHLLHNFNHRSVESYPNPPSPNHHDHYQFYDPESQHKAAESSTHHSTAHESASVELPPKRPANA; encoded by the exons ATGGCAGGTAAGGAATATGAGAAGACTTTAGAGGAGACCTCTACGTGGGCAGTCGCTGTGGTCTGCTTCGTCTTAATAGTCATTTCGCTTGTTATTGAACATTTGATTCACAAATTTGGAACC TGGCTCAAAAAGAAGCACAAGGGGAATCTTTATGAAGCTCTTGAAAAAGTTAAAGCTG AGCTTATGCTGTTGGGATTCATATCACTACTCTTAACAGTAGCACAAACACCAATCTCAAGTTTCTGCATTCCAAAAAGCGTTGCATCATCAATGCGTCCTTGCAGCGCTGCGGAAATAGCTAAAAAAGAAGCGGAAATGGCTAAAAAAGAAGCCGATAAACAAAAATCCACTGGAAAACTTCTCCTTGAGTTAGCTGAATCTTACATCCCTAGAAGAAGTTTAGCCACCAAAGGTTACAACGAATGCCCAAAG GGGAAAGTGCCTTTTGTATCTGCTTACGGAATCCACCAGCTGCATATATTCATTTTCGTGCTCGCATTGGTTCATGTTATCTACTGCATTGTTACTTATGCTTTGGGAAAGACCAAG ATGAGGAAGTGGGAGAAGTGGGAGGACGAGACGAAGACAATAGAATATCAATATTCCAACg ACCCTGAGAGGTTCAGGTTTGCGAGAGACACAACTTTCGGACGAAGACATCTCAATGCCTGGAGCAAGACTAGTGTTACGCTCTGGACTGTTTGTTTTTTCAGACAGTTCTTTGGATCTGTCACCAAAGTTGATTACTTGACTTTGCGGCATGGTTTCATCACG GCGCGATTTGCTCCTGGGAGCGGGAGCGAAAAAATGCCATATGATTTCTGCAACTATATTCAGAGATCATTAGAAAAAGACTTCAAAACCGTTGTCGAGATCAG TCCCGTCATCTGGTTTGTAACTGTGCTATTCCTATTGACCAACTTAGATG gACTACATTCTTACCTCTGGTTACCATTCATTCCTCTGATA GTGGTTCTAATAGTTGGAACAAAGCTTCAAGTGATTATAACCAAACTGGGTTTAAGAATCCAAGACAAAGGCGATGTGGTAAGAGGTGCCCCTCTGGTTCAGCCTGGTGATGATCTCTTCTGGTTTGACCAACCTGGCTACATACTTTTCCTTATCCATTTGGTTCTTTTCACG AATGCATTTCAACTTGCTTTCTTTGCATGGAGTTCT TATGAATTCGGTGTCAGTAATTGTTTCCACAAAAAACCTCAAGATATAGCCATAAGAATTGTACTTGG ACTTGTTGTACAGATACTTTGCAGCTATGTGACTCTTCCACTCTATGCTCTTGTCACTCAG ATGGGTACTAAGATGAAGCCAACGGTATTCAACGGAAGAGTATCCAAGATGCTAAAGAAGTGGCATCACAAAGCACAGGAGGAGACACAACACGGAAGACGCTCTGAATCAAACACACCTCACCCTAGCTGTCCAACTACACCAACTCATGGCTCATCTCCTATCCATCTTCTTCACAATTTCAACCACAGAAGCGTTGAAAGTTATCCTAATCCTCCTTCTCCCAATCATCATGACCACTATCAGTTTTATGATCCTGAGTCTCAACATAAAGCAGCTGAATCTTCCACACATCATTCTACTGCACATGAAAGTGCATCCGTGGAACTTCCTCCTAAACGACCAGCAAACGCTTAA